One window from the genome of Podospora pseudocomata strain CBS 415.72m chromosome 6, whole genome shotgun sequence encodes:
- the PDX3 gene encoding pyridoxamine-phosphate oxidase (COG:H; EggNog:ENOG503NZQH; BUSCO:EOG09264ZXA), with protein sequence MATFFNHRLTSLVMHQTIRFSKSTLPITPPMRVSPRRLPSLSVFARGTRLISSSNSRMALHPKQDDKLIFAPTGTPALLDSGPTLPPGQAAQFLKAERQGGLKRTDVDPESPITQFHTWFQQASLPEAGVFHPETCTLSTAQLPSGRVSSRVVYMKELDHKGFVIYSNFGTSGKARDLFGTADGKSTGNPWASLVFWWEPLERQVRVEGRAERLASEESQVYYDTRARGSRIGAWASQQSSVLKPDASKEGDDGRSQLEGWVKETEKKFEGAEKIPVPPFWGGLRIIPERVEFWQGRQSRLHDRFVYDLVECEDGSKKWQLERLSP encoded by the exons ATGGcgaccttcttcaaccatcGACTAACTTCTTTGGTGATGCATCAGACCATCAGGTTTTCCAAGAGCACTCTGCCTATAACACCGCCCATGCGCGTCAGCCCCCGTCGCTTGCCCTCTCTTTCCGTGTTTGCCAGAGGAACCCGTTTGATCAGCTCAAGCAACAGCAGAATGGCGCTTCATCCCAAGCAAGACGACAAGCTCATAT TCGCCCCCACCGGGACACCAGCACTACTGGATTCAGGCCCTACACTTCCTCCTGGACAGGCCGCCCAGTTCTTGAAAGCTGAGCGCCAAGGTGGTCTCAAGAGGACTGACGTCGACCCGGAGAGCCCTATCACACAATTCCACACATGGTTCCAGCAAGCCTCGCTTCCCGAGGCCGGTGTTTTTCACCCAGAGACATGCACATTATCCACTGCCCAGCTTCCCTCTGGCCGTGTCTCCTCTCGTGTGGTATACATGAAGGAGCTTGATCACAAGGGATTTGTCATTTACAGCAACTTTGGAACCAGCGGTAAGGCTAGGGATTTGTTTGGCACCGCAGATGGGAAGAGTACAGGCAATCCATGGGCCTCTCTTGTGTTTTGGTGGGAGCCCTTGGAGAGGCAGGTCAGAGTAGAGGGAAGAGCAGAGAGACTTGCGTCAGAGGAAAGTCAAGTCTATTACGACACCAGAGCAAGAGGTAGTCGCATTGGTGCGTGGGCTAGTCAGCAGAGTTCAGTGCTGAAGCCCGATGCGAGcaaggagggtgatgacggGCGGTCACAGTTGGAGGGATGGGTCAAGGAGACAGAGAAGAAGTTCGAGGGTGCCGAGAAAATTCCAGTTCCTCCATTCTGGGGCGGCCTCAGAATTATTCCAGAGCGAGTGGAGTTCTGGCAGGGGAGGCAGAGCCGGTTGCACGATCGGTTTGTATATGACCTTGTCGAGTGTGAGGATGGGAGCAAGAAGTGGCAGTTGGAGAGGCTAAGCCCATAA